Part of the Pseudomonas sp. ADAK13 genome is shown below.
CCTTGATGCGGTGCCGGCCTGGAGCAAACTGGTAGTCCTTGTAATTGACCAGCCAAAACAGGTTGTCTTTACCATCGACTTCAACGATGACGATGGAGGGGTGAGACATCTGAAGCGTGGCAATACCTGAAGCGGGTACACCCTCAGCGCTTTTATCCACATACGAAACACAACCCGCTGACACAACCAATACCCACGCCAGGGCAATCCAGCGCGAACATCCTTTAAGGCAATGGAACATGAACACTCCCTGAGCGCCGGGCAGCCGCCGGCGCGTGATCTTCATTTCAACCGCTGTATCCGCTGCGGGCTTAAATACTTGATTGCCGATAAGCACCTTTACATCGGCATCAGCCCGCAGCGCCTGTCGCCGCTGCCACAGTCGCCACCGGGATACGCTCATTGGGCGCAGTCACGTCGTACACATGCTGCTCACAGCCCTTCCCGATAATCACGAACTCCACCAGGTAAACCTTTTGCTTCTCAGGCTTGAAGGTCGAACTCATGGGGCCGCATTCATACACATAGGTTTTGACGAGGCCGACGTAGTTAGCGTTGTAGACCCGTGACTCACCGATCACTTCAAAGGGCTGCCCCGGGTCTGCCTGCACTTCCAACTGTGGGAAGCGTTTGGCGACGGCGCTGTTGCCCACTTCGCTCATCTTGGCGATCCAGCCAAATACCTTGCCACGGCCGGAATCCACCACGGTCCCGAGAATTTCCGGACGCTGGTCTGCATCGGAACTACGGCGTACGGAGAACTGCACCGGGTAGGTAAAACCGGTCGCCTTCATGATGACCTTGGCGTGATCAGCGTCCACCTCGACCTTTTTTTGCTGCAACTGAACGCCGTCCGTGAGCAGGCTTGGCGAGGAGTTCCTGGCAGTGGAGTGGCAGCCGGCCAAGGCCAGGGCGAGGATCAAGAGTGAGGTCTTTTTCATGGTTATTTCCCTATTTCAAAACAACGAGAATCCGGCGTCGGGCTACCTGGAAATCCGTAGCCCGACGCCATTTTTTTATCGGCTGCAATGCTTAAAACGCGTACCGCGCCTTGAGCATGACGCCATCGGCATCAAACCCGCTGCGCGCCTGGCGGGTGTAACTGGCACCCACGGTCAACGCCGACACTTGGTAGTTCAGGCCCACACTGGCTTCGTAGCTGTCGCGGGCCACGGAAGCACCGGTGACGGTGAACGCCGAGCCGCCCTGCACGAAGCTGGACGTCTGCGCCACACGGTCGCCCATCAGGTCGTGGTAGGCCATCAAGGTGGCCTCCGGTTGCAGGCTGCCGGTGGACAACGGCAAGTTGCCCGCCAGGCGCAGGCCTGCACCCAACTCGCCCACTTCATAACGCTGTGAACCGGTGCTCAGCGCCGCAGAAGAACCCTTCTCGTTGAAACCGTCCATGCGCACGCTGGAATAACGGGCTGCCACCCGCGGCTCGATCAACACGGCATCCGAGAGTTTGAAGGTGTAGCCACCGAGCACGCTTGCCGACAGCACATCGCTGCCGTAGCTGCCCTTGGCCGTGGTGCCTGCTACATGGCGCTTGCTGTCGTTGTCGTTATGGCCGTAGCTCAGGCTGCCATCGACGAACCAGTTCTGCAGCGACCAGTTGCCGTACAACGACAGCGCGTTACCCTGCACTTCCGTCTTGTTGCCCAAGTCGGAATGGATATTGGAATTGAGGTAGCTGTAGGCCACGCCGAGGATCGTGGTGTCGTTCAACCGACCGTCCGCCCCCACTGCCATGCCGCTGCTGTTGGCCGAGTAACCGTTGTCACCGCCACGGCCGTCCTGGTCCATGTTGCTGCTCAGGCCTTGCACCCACACGCCAGCGGCTTCGCGATTTTCGCGCTGGCCGGTGAGGCGGTTGAGGATCGCGCCGTTGATCACGGTCTGACCCGACAGTGCCACATCCAGCGCGCCACGGTTGACGTCCGGCTTTAGCTGCTCACCGATCTGCGCCAGTTGCTGTGCGGTGCCGGCGTTGGCCAGGGACTGGAATACCGGGTCGTCCTGGCTGAGACGGCTCAGTACGCCGTTCTTGAAAGTGTTCACTGATGTAGCTGCCGTTGCGCTGGCGCCCACGCCAGCCAGCGCTTGCTGCACTTGCTGGTTGTCCTTGACCGCCACCACCGCCTTGACGGTTTGCGCGTCGGCCGAGTAGCTGAGCACATCCAGCAGCGATGACGAGCTGGCAACAGACAGGCCGTTGTCTTGCACGCTGGTGGCTTGCAGCAAGGTGTACTGCGTGCCGTTGTTGGTCGTGGCGAAGTCGCCAGGTTTGGCGCTCACGGTCAACGTCGAGGCCTGGGCAAAACTGGCGCCACCGTTAACACTCAGGTACGGCGTGGTCGGCAACACGCTGTCGGACAGGCGCATGTCGATACCCGCGCCGCTGGCGACATTGAGGTTGCCGGTGATCGCAGTGCCGGGTGCGGAGAGATTCAGCGAGCCTGAGTTGACCGATACCGGCGCGATGATGCGGCTGCCGGTGAAATCTGCCTGGCCAGCGATATTCACGGCGTTGACGTTGAGTACGTCGCCGATGATCTTCCCGCCGGTCCAGTTCAGGGTGGCCAGGTTTGCCGCGTCGATGGCGATGCCGGCGTTACTGCGGATCTCACCGGCTTGCTGGTTGATCTCAAACGCCGAAATCTGATCGGCAGCGTCCACGCGAATGGCTGTGCCATCGGCGCTGATCGTGCCGCGGTTAACGATGCCGCGCGCGCCGGTTGCGCTGTTCTGGGCAAAGGTTGCCCCGGCAAACTCGAAGGCATTGGCGTTGGTACCCGTGGCCTCAAGGGTGCCGGTGTTGAGGATGTAGTCGACCGTACCGTTTAGAAACATCACCGTCTTGGCGTCATTGCCGTTGGCAGAAAGCAGCCCACTGTTTTCGATGCGCAGAGGGTTGGTGTCAGTTTCAACCTCGATACCCCAGGCGCCTTCGCCTGTTGCCTTGAGCGTGCCGGCGTTGAGGATTTTGCCGCCGACGGTGGTGCCCAGATTGTTCTGGCGGTCGAGGATCAGGCCGATGGCGTAATCACCGTTCAAGTCGATTACGCCGGTGTTGGAGACGTCGCCGGCGATGGTGGTGCCATGCAGGTAAATGCCTTCACCGCCATCCACGTAGGAGGGTGAAGCCGGCGCCGTCAGGGGCAGTGTGGAACGGATGGTGCCGGAGTTGATGACACTTCCGCCGATAGTCGTCGCGCCGATCTCAAGCCCCTCGTAACCCCCATTTTTCATAAGAATGTTGCCCGCCTGAACCACGTCCCCGGTGACAGTTCCCGGGCTCAGATTTTGCGGGCCCGACCAGAACAGCGGGTCCAGGGCAATCGCTCGGATGGCGGCGCC
Proteins encoded:
- a CDS encoding autotransporter family protein, which encodes MKRKQFQKSLLALMVGAISSQALAVEFDLGQGKNIWVGETFNESLTINGTFSQVVVPTTTNPAGLGVANTTIQGSLINRADITLDSQGAAIRAIALDPLFWSGPQNLSPGTVTGDVVQAGNILMKNGGYEGLEIGATTIGGSVINSGTIRSTLPLTAPASPSYVDGGEGIYLHGTTIAGDVSNTGVIDLNGDYAIGLILDRQNNLGTTVGGKILNAGTLKATGEGAWGIEVETDTNPLRIENSGLLSANGNDAKTVMFLNGTVDYILNTGTLEATGTNANAFEFAGATFAQNSATGARGIVNRGTISADGTAIRVDAADQISAFEINQQAGEIRSNAGIAIDAANLATLNWTGGKIIGDVLNVNAVNIAGQADFTGSRIIAPVSVNSGSLNLSAPGTAITGNLNVASGAGIDMRLSDSVLPTTPYLSVNGGASFAQASTLTVSAKPGDFATTNNGTQYTLLQATSVQDNGLSVASSSSLLDVLSYSADAQTVKAVVAVKDNQQVQQALAGVGASATAATSVNTFKNGVLSRLSQDDPVFQSLANAGTAQQLAQIGEQLKPDVNRGALDVALSGQTVINGAILNRLTGQRENREAAGVWVQGLSSNMDQDGRGGDNGYSANSSGMAVGADGRLNDTTILGVAYSYLNSNIHSDLGNKTEVQGNALSLYGNWSLQNWFVDGSLSYGHNDNDSKRHVAGTTAKGSYGSDVLSASVLGGYTFKLSDAVLIEPRVAARYSSVRMDGFNEKGSSAALSTGSQRYEVGELGAGLRLAGNLPLSTGSLQPEATLMAYHDLMGDRVAQTSSFVQGGSAFTVTGASVARDSYEASVGLNYQVSALTVGASYTRQARSGFDADGVMLKARYAF